TGGGTCACTGTATTATGCTGCTCATTAAGGGGGGGATACCTCTGCCAATTTGAGCTGATCCATTGGCCCATTGAAACGTGATTGGCTCAGCCGCGTAGTGAGCCAGACCGAAGAcaagagatgaaaaaaatgacgaaaagaAAGATGCCGCCAGACAAAGCCGCTAGTGGAGCAGAAAAACGCAtggctaaaaagaaaaaaatattaagagaagATGCAGCCAAATGCACCAAACTTCCAGATCTTTGGGGGGGGCCACTGTGGCGGAAACAGGCCAGGACAGTGACGGTGCGGGTCTGAGGACGACGACCACGGCTACAGCAGGTAGACATGCAGATAAACATGCACTGTCTACTGCAGCGACATCATCTCAGTCTGGACTACACAAATACCACATATtccaaaatgcacattttctgtcCAGTTGAACCACACAAACGCAGCGATTTCACCCATATAAATGGAGATTAACGGCTATTTTTAAACTGATAAAAAGTGGTTGTAAACAATAATGGTCCACATGTAATGGgctataccgggctttgcaaaagttctgttacactcggtttcatgatttttagagacgtttacatgtcagagtgaaaaattccattaaataaacttaaagttctaccttataggcaggtgtccttaatacaatttttgttctccggtgaagttgtatcaagatggaagtcaaaagagttgagatatctgctctcctttgtgctgaacatcagccggatgaccgtccacagagtcgcggagaggctcaagaatggtgaagatctttcaggtcttcaccattcttgaaagatcactgaaagatcttcaccattcttcagcctctccgcgactctgtggacggtcatccggctgatgttcagctgtttggctctgtcagacttgttgtggccagcatgaaggagaacagatatctcaactcttttgacttccatcttgatacaacttctcCGGAGAacaaaaattgtattaaggacacctgcctataaggtagaactttcagtttatttaatggaatttttcactacgacatgtaaacatctctaaagatcatgaaccgtgcaacagaacttttgcaaagcccggtatgttTGCACTTAAGAGTGTTTCCCATACATTTGTTAACTCGTGattagtttttttattattattatttagtttcGAATCTGCATTTGCTTCTTATGGGCCattgacgttttttttttttgcttaaaatgttcttctgtgCTATTTTACATTTTCGGCTGGGCATGACATTTCAGGCCTCAGAGGTGATCGTTTACAGCTTTGCCATTCTGTATGAACAGAGATAATTCTGTGGTGTGGACAGAATTGTCTCTGACGAAAATATCCACTAAAAAACACATCCATAAAATAAtccatatacacacgtggacaaaattgttggtacccctcagttaaagaaggaaaaacccacaattctcactgaaatcacttgaaactcacaaaagtaacaataaataaaaatttattgaaaattaaataatcaaaaacagccattacttttgaattgttgattaacataattatttaaaaaaacaaactaatgaaacaggcctggacaaaaatgatgggacctctataaaagattgaaaactatttgaccagagtgacatgattaactcaggtgtgtcatttaattgacatcacaggtgtttccaaactcataatcagtcagtctgcctatttaaagggagacaagtagtcactctgctgtttggtgaaaaggtgtgtaccacactgaacatggacaacagaaagcgaaggagagaattgtcccaggacatccgaaaaaaaatgatagacaaacatcttaaaggtaaaggctataagaccatctctaaacagcttgaagttcctgtgacaacagtggctcatattattcagaagttcaagacccacgggacagtagccaacctccctggacgtggccgcaagaggaaaattgatgacaaattgaagagatggatcgttggaattgtatccaaagagcccagagcaacctccaaagaaattaaaggtgaactccaaggccaaggtacatcagtgtcagatcgcaccattcgtcgttgtttgagccaaagtggacttcatgggagacgaccaaggaggacaccactgctgaaaaaaactcataaaaaagccagactggaatttgcaaaaatgcatgttgacaagccacaaagcttctaggagaatgtcctttggacagatgagaccaaactggagctttttggtaaggcacatcaactctatgttcatagactcaaaaaccaagcgtacgaagaaaagaacactgtccctacggtgaaacatggaggaggctcactaatgttttggggctgctttgctgcatctggcacagggtgtcttgaaagtgtgcaaggtacgatgaaatctgaagactatcaaggcattctggagagaaatgtgctgcctagtgtcagaaagcttggtctcagtcgcaggtcatgggtcttccaacaggacaaccatccaaaacacacagccaaaaacacccaagaatggctgagagaaaagcgttggactattctaaagtggccttctatgagcccagatctgaatcccattgaacatatgtggaaggagctgaaacatgtcatttggagaagacacccatcaaacctgagacaactggagctgtttgctcatgaggagtgggccaaaatacctgttgacagctgcagaacgctcattgacaaatacagaaatcgtttaattgcagtgattgcctcaaaaggttgtgcaacaaaatattaagttatgggtaccatcatttttgtccagccctatttcgttagtttgtttttttaaataattatgttaatcaacaattcaaaagtaatggctgattttgattatttaattttcaataaatttttatttattgttacttttgtgagtttcaagtgatttcagtgagaattgtgggtttttccttctttaactgaggggtaccaacaattttgtccacgtgtgtatgtgtagtCCAGATAATTGTTCAGGgtacagacagaaaagacataCATTATaaatcattaattttctttgtcaataaaaataaaatccatagGCTTTATTATCACATTTATTATTAAGGAAATATTGAGGAAGAGCATGAAAGTGAGGCAGTGCTGGATAAAGAGGAGGTGGCGGTCAGCAAGGATGAAGAGGGATTTCATTTGGATGACTTTGATGATGAGGATGGGAAGAggtaattctttttttttttttttaactttgttgctgggtcaaaaacatgttgaaacagtacctgcaaaaaagaaagcaaacaatTAAATAATATATCTCCGCATATTTTTGTGCAGGATATGGGAACCGAGGATGAGGCAGCCACAGACGAGCCACTACTGGACTACAGCCAAGAATATCCCTCAGatccatttctttttaaagatgaGACTGAGCAAGGCAAAAGTCAGAGCCCTTGTTCAACATGGTCCATGCCAACCTGGGTTAAAAGATAACTTTTCAGATTTTGTGGCTAATTCATGCAACGAAAAGTTCAAAATACACTggtacaaaaacacaagtggcAAGGTCAGTACAGATAGACACTGGCTGGTGTATTCTCGTCTTTCAGCCAagatgttttggttttgttgttggcTTTTTGCAGAGAAGGGTGACCAAACCATTTGGTCTGACCCCAACAAAGGCTTTGATGCATACCACAAAGGAATGGATAGGATAAAGCACCATGAAGAGTTAGCAAGGCACCGCAAGGCAGAGAAGACCTTATTCATTACTAAATATCGCATTACTCAGGATAAAACTGTCATTGCAGGACTTGTGCAGGCAGAACGACTGACCATTGAGAAAAACAGGAGAGTACTAAAAAGGCTAGTGGACCTTACTCTGTTTTTAGCTAATCAAGGCCTTCCCTTTAGGGGACATAGAGAATATGCTGGCCTAGGAGCTCCAACTGTTAATGAGGGAAACTTTCTCGAACTGTTAAAACTATTGGCAAAATATGACACTATTATCGATAACCACATCAGTGAACTCAACAGGGGCTATAAATACATAAGTCCAGAATCTCAAAATGAGATTATCACATGCCTTGGCAATGAAACGCTGCAAATGATCGTAAAAGAAATTAAGGATGCTTTTTTCTACTCTGTCATTGCTGATTCAACAATTGATATTTCTAGAGTGGATCAGTTTTCATTGTCCATACGCTATGTGAATGAGAGTGGTAAAAGTGTTGAGAGGTTCATTAAGTTTGATGAGCTGTCCAGTGGAAGTGCCGAATCATTTCATGATTCACTGATTAAAGCGCTCCAAGAACTCAGACTTAACGCTTCCAATATGCGAGGACAAGCTTATGATGGTGCCAAAACTATGTCTGGTCACATATCAGGCCTTCAAAAGAGAGTGAAAGACTCATGTAGCTCTCAGGCTCTGTATGTGCACTGTTGTGCCCATAATCTAAACCTCATTCTGCTTGATTCTGCAACATCATGCACTACTGGAAAACTGTTCTTTGGTACCCTTGAACAGTTGTATTGCTTTTTAACATTGAGTTTACCTCGTTACAGAATACTGACAAAACAACAGGACAAAATGATTCAGGATACAGCTCTAACATTGAAACGTTTCAGTGATACAAGGTGGGCATCGCGAAAGCACGCCACTGATGCCGTGATGCAGAATATGCCGGCAATCATAGCTGCACTTGAAATAATTATTGATGATGCACGCTCAGAGCCAAGAGCTGTAGCAGATGCAAAAGGACTGCTAGCCACACTTAACATATTTGAGTTCATGTTCATGCTCAATTTCTGGAACACTTTGTTAGGAAAAACATATTCTCTGTCAAACTACCTTCAGAAAGAATCGATTGATTTAAATGCTGCAATTGATCAAATTGACAGCTGTGCCAATGCTTTGAGAGGTTTAAGATCTGAAGAGGGCTTTAATAATATTGAGGCATTTGCAAAGGAACAAGCAAAAGAATGTGACACATCCACTGAGTTCAGGAGGTTAGAGTTCAAACAAGAAAACGTTTTGCAGATGAACTCCCCACAGATGAGCCTGTATCTGACAGGAGGACACGTTTTAAAGTGGagacattttattacattttagatGTGTTTGACCAACAATTTGTGACACGTTTTGCAGACCTTCACAACACAGCTGCTAAATTTCAAGCCCTTAATGAAAAACACGTTTTTGACTACAAATCGACTGAGAGGATAAATGAACTTCCAGTTTTATTCAGAAGATCTGGAGGATGCAGAAAGTCTTGCTCATGAATATTCTGCTTTTAGAGATGTTTTCAAGGGCATGTTCCCTGATGAAGCAGGGCTTTTCACTGCTGAGATTCTGCCCTTCATGATTGCAAATGACTTGCACAGAGCTTATCCTAACATGGAAACATTATATAGGATATATCTCACTGTTCTAATAAGCAGTGAACAGGCAGAGCACACTTTAGGTCGccttaaaatgatcaaaacctATCTGCGCTCAAAAATGAGCGAGTCTCGCCTCTCAAGCCTCGCTTTACTTTTTACTGAGCGAGAGATGTCTGAGAAGACTAACTTTGACAAGGTTATTGATTCATTTGcaagaatgaaaaaagaaaaacactcctCAAATAGTGCCTGTAATGAGAGGTTGTAttcagtattttacattttattttattttcttattatttatctttattttgttgttgacaATAAAACAAGGTGGTTATTACAATTCTGTCATGGTCATGGTGATGcacttttttgactttttttctgtcctctatTCTTGTGTGCAATGCGGCATGCCAAACATGCGGGCCCCTTCGACACACATGGAAACCCATGTGGAATACATCCCAGCTACGCCACTGCACCCCATAGTCCCCtgccttcagtcagctgggatagactccagcaccccccatgacccaagtgaggatgaagcgatgtat
This genomic stretch from Acanthochromis polyacanthus isolate Apoly-LR-REF ecotype Palm Island chromosome 17, KAUST_Apoly_ChrSc, whole genome shotgun sequence harbors:
- the LOC127530584 gene encoding zinc finger MYM-type protein 1-like, whose product is MRQPQTSHYWTTAKNIPQIHFFLKMRLSKAKVRALVQHGPCQPGLKDNFSDFVANSCNEKFKIHWYKNTSGKVSTDRHWLVYSRLSAKMFWFCCWLFAEKGDQTIWSDPNKGFDAYHKGMDRIKHHEELARHRKAEKTLFITKYRITQDKTVIAGLVQAERLTIEKNRRVLKRLVDLTLFLANQGLPFRGHREYAGLGAPTVNEGNFLELLKLLAKYDTIIDNHISELNRGYKYISPESQNEIITCLGNETLQMIVKEIKDAFFYSVIADSTIDISRVDQFSLSIRYVNESGKSVERFIKFDELSSGSAESFHDSLIKALQELRLNASNMRGQAYDGAKTMSGHISGLQKRVKDSCSSQALYVHCCAHNLNLILLDSATSCTTGKLFFGTLEQLYCFLTLSLPRYRILTKQQDKMIQDTALTLKRFSDTRWASRKHATDAVMQNMPAIIAALEIIIDDARSEPRAVADAKGLLATLNIFEFMFMLNFWNTLLGKTYSLSNYLQKESIDLNAAIDQIDSCANALRGLRSEEGFNNIEAFAKEQAKECDTSTEFRRLEFKQENVLQMNSPQMSLYLTGGHVLKWRHFITF